In Gibberella moniliformis mitochondrion, complete genome, a genomic segment contains:
- the nad4 gene encoding NADH:ubiquinone oxidoreductase subunit 4, which produces MLLSSLITIPLLGTIVVASIGSYKKNSELYTKTIALTSSIINLIISLVMFILFNNSSNQFQYVQEHYNVQLFDIYLGVDGISIYFILLTTIIMPIALLSNWDSIKENVKSYLIIMLLLETLLLAVFMTLDIMSFYIFFESILPPLFILIGLYGSDNKVSASYYLFLYTLWGSLFLLLSILSTSSIMGSTDFDTLFKLNFEYKTQIFLFIGIFISFAVKTPTIFLNNWLLKAHVESPLGGSIVLAAIVLKLSLYGVFRLILPILPKASLDYTFVVFTIAVITIIYASFSTLRTTDVKELIAYSSVCHASVYLIGVFSNTIQGLEGSIILGLAHGFVSSGLFICAGGILYDRTGTRLIYFYRGITQLMPIFAILFFILALGNCGAPLTLNFVGEFMSLYSIIERLPVLGVFACSSVVFSAAYTIYMFNRISFGGSFTRFLEESIYDVNKREFILLFILVLFTVILGVYPSLILNVLDYSMNSLIYSI; this is translated from the coding sequence ATGTTATTATCCTCATTAATCACAATACCATTATTAGGAACAATAGTTGTAGCTAGTATAGGATCATATAAAAAAAATTCAGAGTTATATACTAAAACCATTGCGCTAACTAGTAGTATAATAAATTTAATTATATCATTAGTTATGTTTATTTTATTTAATAACAGCTCTAATCAATTTCAGTATGTACAAGAGCACTACAATGTACAACTATTCGATATTTACTTGGGTGTAGATGGTATCTCAATATATTTTATATTATTGACAACAATAATAATGCCTATAGCATTATTATCTAATTGAGACTCTATAAAAGAAAATGTAAAATCTTATTTAATAATTATGTTATTATTAGAAACATTATTATTAGCAGTTTTTATGACATTAGATATAATGTCATTCTATATATTCTTTGAAAGTATATTACCTCCTTTATTTATATTAATAGGTTTATATGGATCAGATAATAAAGTAAGTGCGAGCTACTATTTATTTTTATATACACTGTGAGGTTCTTTGTTTTTACTACTGTCCATTTTAAGTACATCTTCTATAATGGGTAGCACTGATTTTGATACATTATTTAAACTAAATTTTGAATATAAAACTCAAATATTCTTATTTATAGGAATATTTATATCATTTGCAGTAAAAACTCCTACAATATTTTTAAACAATTGATTATTAAAAGCTCACGTTGAATCCCCTTTAGGTGGAAGTATTGTATTAGCCGCGATTGTATTAAAATTAAGTCTATACGGTGTATTTAGATTAATATTACCTATATTACCGAAAGCTTCTTTAGATTATACTTTTGTTGTATTTACTATAGCGGTAATTACAATAATATATGCTAGCTTTAGTACACTAAGAACTACAGACGTAAAAGAACTAATAGCCTATAGTTCAGTCTGTCACGCTTCAGTATATTTAATAGGAGTATTTAGTAATACTATACAAGGATTAGAGGGTAGTATCATATTAGGTTTAGCCCACGGGTTTGTGTCAAGTGGTTTATTTATATGTGCAGGAGGAATACTGTATGATAGAACAGGTACTAGACTTATATATTTTTATAGAGGAATTACTCAATTAATGCCTATATTTGCTATATTATTCTTTATATTAGCTTTAGGAAATTGCGGTGCTCCATTAACTTTAAATTTTGTAGGTGAATTTATGTCACTTTATAGTATAATAGAAAGATTACCAGTATTAGGTGTTTTCGCTTGCTCTTCTGTAGTATTTTCTGCAGCCTACACTATATATATGTTTAATAGAATATCTTTCGGTGGTTCTTTCACTAGATTCTTAGAAGAAAGTATATACGATGTAAATAAAAGAGAATTTATCTTATTATTTATATTAGTATTATTTACAGTTATATTAGGTGTATATCCTTCTTTAATTTTAAACGTATTAGATTATTCTATGAATAGTTTAATATATAGTATATAA
- the nad1-i1 gene encoding GIY-YIG intron encoded protein (in frame with upstream exon), whose product IRYSPDLYENIRLINSKLCTHKTNSTYYTKIHLGTYNITKVTKRFYSSESNKPSSNTDDIKPIPILVLDNLKDKTYIEFHREILKNKGGIYSFINTVNGNQYVGSAKDFYLRLNEHLNNKKSNRSLQYAFDKHGLDKFKWIVYEYFTYESKIISHEALTDLETSYIKAFDFSTLYNFKKDATSSLGYKHTEESKAKMVEYYKDKNNYPMYGKTHSKEILKLISKPGVLNPMFGKIHSEETKQLIATKKNKYLNGVGIFDLNGNLIEKFDNNVELAKYLEISKVTVGKYLNNNLIYRNKYIFKPI is encoded by the coding sequence ATAAGATATAGTCCAGACTTATATGAAAATATAAGATTAATAAATTCAAAATTATGTACTCACAAGACTAATAGTACTTATTATACAAAAATCCATCTAGGTACTTATAATATTACAAAGGTAACTAAAAGATTCTATTCTTCTGAATCTAATAAACCTTCAAGCAATACTGACGATATAAAACCTATACCTATATTAGTATTAGATAATTTAAAAGATAAAACTTATATAGAATTTCATAGAGAAATTTTAAAAAATAAAGGTGGTATCTATTCTTTTATTAATACGGTTAATGGTAATCAATATGTAGGTAGTGCCAAAGATTTTTATCTTAGACTTAATGAACATTTAAATAATAAAAAATCTAATAGAAGTTTACAATATGCTTTTGATAAACACGGTTTAGATAAATTTAAATGAATTGTTTATGAGTATTTTACTTATGAAAGTAAAATAATTAGTCATGAAGCTTTAACTGACTTAGAGACTAGTTATATTAAAGCGTTTGACTTTTCTACTCTATATAATTTTAAAAAGGACGCTACAAGTTCATTAGGTTATAAACATACAGAAGAGTCTAAGGCAAAAATGGTTGAATATTATAAGGATAAAAACAATTACCCTATGTATGGAAAAACCCACAGCAAAGAAATATTAAAATTAATAAGTAAGCCCGGGGTATTAAACCCTATGTTTGGTAAAATTCATAGTGAAGAAACTAAACAACTTATCGCTACAAAGAAAAATAAATATTTAAATGGTGTAGGGATTTTCGATTTAAATGGTAATTTAATAGAAAAGTTTGATAATAATGTAGAATTAGCCAAGTACTTAGAAATATCTAAAGTTACTGTGGGGAAATATTTAAACAATAACTTAATATATCGAAACAAATATATATTTAAACCTATATAG
- the atp8 gene encoding ATP synthase subunit 8 gives MPQLVPFYYMNEIVFAFAIIVFILYVLSKYILPRIVRLFLSRMFINKI, from the coding sequence ATGCCACAATTAGTACCTTTTTATTATATGAATGAAATAGTATTTGCTTTTGCTATAATAGTATTTATTCTATACGTATTATCTAAATATATATTACCAAGAATAGTGCGTTTATTCTTATCACGTATGTTTATTAATAAAATATAA
- the nad1 gene encoding NADH:ubiquinone oxidoreductase subunit 1, protein MNYSPTIISIIENIILMLPALLVVAYVTVAERKTMASMQRRLGPNAVGYYGLLQAFADALKLILKEYVAPTQANLILFFLGPIVTLIFALLGYAVIPYGPGLSLGDMELGILYMLAVSSLATYGILLAGWSANSKYAFLGSLRSTAQLISYELVLSSVLLIIIMITNSLNLNINVQFQKIVWLALPLLCILIIFFIGSVAETNRAPFDLAEAESELVSGFMTEHAAVIFVFFFLAEYASIVLMCIFTSILFLGGYLLEFDIVYWFDLFNYVYAYIFDINWVTSLEYFKLREILTSSSVDAFLHSITLGIKSSIMIFIFIWVRASFPRIRFDQLMSFCWTVLLPILFAFIILIPCLLYIFGITVVNVNMF, encoded by the exons ATGAATTATTCACCTACTATTATTTCAATAATTGAAAATATTATATTGATGTTACCCGCTTTATTAGTGGTTGCTTATGTTACTGTAGCCGAAAGAAAGACTATGGCCAGTATGCAAAGAAGACTTGGTCCTAATGCTGTAGGATACTATGGTCTATTGCAAGCATTCGCAGATGCTTTAAAATTAATCTTAAAAGAATATGTAGCCCCTACACAAGCTAATTTAATACTATTTTTCTTAGGACCTATAGTGACATTAATATTTGCTTTATTAGGTTATGCAGTTATTCCTTACGGTCCTGGACTATCACTAGGGGATATGGAATTAGGAATATTGTATATGTTAGCTGTTTCATCTTTAGCTACTTATGGTATTTTACTTGCAGGATGAAGTGCTAATAGTAAGTATGCTTTCTTAGGATCTTTAAGAAGTACAGCTCAATTAATTAGCTACGAATTAGTGTTAAGTTCTGTATTATTAATAATAATAATGATAACAAATAGCCTAAATTTAAATATAAATGTACAATTCCAAAAAATAGTATGATTAGCTTTACCCCTATTATGTATATTAATAATATTCTTTATAGGATCTGTGGCAGAGACTAATAGAGCACCGTTTGATTTAGCAGAGGCT GAATCTGAGCTGGTAAGTGGATTTATGACAGAACACGCAGCAGTAATATTTGTCTTTTTCTTCTTAGCTGAATATGCTAGTATTGTATTAATGTGTATATTTACTAGTATTTTATTTTTAGGTGGTTATTTATTAGAATTTGACATTGTATATTGATTTGATTTATTTAATTATGTATATGCATATATTTTTGATATAAACTGAGTTACATCTCTAGAATATTTTAAATTAAGAGAAATTTTAACTAGTTCTTCTGTAGATGCCTTTTTACATAGTATAACTTTAGGTATAAAAAGCTCAATAATGATATTTATATTTATCTGGGTAAGAGCCTCTTTCCCTAGAATTAGATTTGACCAGTTAATGTCATTCTGTTGAACTGTGCTATTACCAATTTTATTTGCTTTTATAATATTAATTCCTTGTTTATTATATATATTTGGAATAACTGTTGTAAATGTGAACATGTTTTAG
- the orf151 gene encoding hypothetical protein (conserved in F. verticilliodes, oxysporum and graminearum), with product MKIKLINLLLYKDIHIPRPHVFADLPLKSMAAPVELSEITLKINELLPQLSDFISQFHNIILTNNINVITDGGGNMSLDVPGNMSDTDAEKFSRRISIIDRLITTRGQEINDLLQKGLEIEGKLKKENVNYTSQILDKVNEFNRLNASYKH from the coding sequence ATGAAAATAAAACTAATTAATCTTTTATTATATAAAGATATACATATACCTAGACCTCATGTATTTGCAGATCTTCCGTTAAAAAGTATGGCTGCGCCGGTAGAGCTTTCAGAAATAACTTTAAAGATTAATGAACTATTACCTCAACTTTCCGATTTTATAAGTCAATTTCACAATATCATATTAACTAATAATATAAATGTTATAACAGATGGAGGGGGTAATATGTCATTAGATGTTCCTGGTAATATGTCGGACACTGATGCTGAAAAATTTAGCAGAAGAATAAGTATTATTGATCGTTTAATAACAACACGTGGCCAAGAAATTAATGATTTATTACAGAAAGGATTAGAAATAGAGGGCAAATTAAAGAAAGAAAACGTTAACTATACTTCCCAAATATTAGATAAAGTTAATGAATTTAACAGATTAAATGCTTCTTATAAACATTAA
- the atp6 gene encoding ATP synthase subunit 6, which yields MFSIEKQNLFLAQAEEIRSPLDQFEIRDILNLEVLGGNLHLSLTNIGLYLTIGALIILVLSIVSTNYNKLVSNNWSIAQESLYVTIHNIVIGQINPKNGQIYFPFIYTLFIFILVNNLIGMVPYSFASTGHFALTFALSFTIVLGATILGFQKHGLKFFSLLVPAGCPLALLPLLVTIELISYLARNVSLGLRLAANITAGHMLLSILSGFVYNIMNSGFIFFILGLIPLLFIIAFSGLELAIAFIQAQVFVVLTSSYIKDGLDLH from the coding sequence ATGTTTTCTATAGAAAAACAAAATTTATTCTTAGCGCAAGCTGAAGAAATAAGAAGTCCTTTAGATCAATTTGAAATAAGAGACATATTAAATTTAGAAGTTTTAGGAGGTAACTTACATCTATCTTTAACTAACATAGGATTATATTTAACAATAGGAGCTTTAATTATATTAGTTTTAAGTATAGTTTCAACTAACTATAATAAATTAGTTAGTAATAACTGATCTATAGCTCAAGAATCTTTATACGTAACTATACATAATATAGTTATAGGTCAAATAAACCCTAAAAATGGTCAAATTTATTTCCCATTTATATATACTTTATTTATATTTATATTAGTAAATAATTTAATTGGAATGGTTCCATACAGTTTTGCTTCTACAGGTCATTTTGCCTTAACATTTGCTCTTAGTTTTACAATAGTATTAGGTGCGACTATATTAGGATTCCAAAAACATGGTCTAAAATTCTTTTCTTTATTAGTACCAGCTGGTTGTCCTTTAGCTCTTTTACCTTTACTAGTTACTATAGAGTTAATATCATACCTTGCTAGAAATGTGTCATTAGGATTAAGATTAGCCGCTAATATAACTGCCGGTCATATGTTATTAAGCATATTAAGTGGGTTTGTTTATAATATAATGAATTCTGGTTTTATATTCTTCATTTTAGGATTAATACCTTTATTATTTATTATAGCCTTTTCAGGTTTAGAATTAGCAATAGCCTTCATCCAGGCGCAAGTGTTCGTGGTACTAACTAGTTCTTATATAAAAGATGGATTAGATTTACATTAA